The following coding sequences are from one Streptomyces angustmyceticus window:
- a CDS encoding CoA-binding protein: MYGDPSTIRKILTELGDTWAVVGLSSNEQRAAHGVAEVLQRYGKRIVPVHPKAETVHGEQGYPSLAAIPFPVDVVDVFVNSDQAGGIADEAVAVGAKAVWFQLGVVDEAAWHRVHDSGLAMVMDRCPAIEIPRLG; encoded by the coding sequence GTGTACGGCGACCCCAGCACGATCCGCAAGATCCTCACCGAGCTCGGCGACACCTGGGCCGTCGTGGGCCTGTCCAGCAACGAGCAGCGCGCGGCGCACGGTGTCGCCGAGGTGCTGCAGCGCTATGGCAAGCGGATCGTGCCGGTGCATCCGAAGGCCGAGACCGTGCACGGCGAGCAGGGGTATCCCTCGCTGGCCGCGATTCCCTTCCCGGTCGATGTGGTCGATGTGTTCGTCAACAGCGACCAGGCGGGCGGTATCGCCGACGAGGCCGTGGCGGTCGGGGCGAAGGCGGTCTGGTTCCAGCTCGGCGTGGTCGACGAGGCGGCCTGGCACCGTGTGCACGACTCCGGTCTCGCCATGGTGATGGATCGCTGTCCGGCGATTGAGATACCCCGTTTGGGCTGA